From one Streptomyces chromofuscus genomic stretch:
- a CDS encoding DUF488 domain-containing protein has product MSVRVRRVYEPPQSEDGVRVLIDRLWPRGLAKDEARVDEWPKGLTPSAELRRWYHAGEGSYEEFARRYEAELAEPEAAELLDRVRGLAAKGPVTLVTASKNLEQGHASVLARLLRSES; this is encoded by the coding sequence ATGAGTGTCCGTGTCCGCCGAGTCTACGAACCGCCGCAGTCCGAGGACGGGGTGCGCGTCCTGATCGACCGGCTGTGGCCGCGCGGCCTGGCGAAGGACGAGGCCCGCGTGGACGAGTGGCCCAAGGGACTGACGCCGTCCGCCGAGCTGCGCCGCTGGTACCACGCGGGCGAGGGGTCGTACGAGGAGTTCGCCCGCCGGTACGAGGCGGAGCTGGCCGAGCCCGAGGCGGCCGAACTGCTCGACCGGGTGCGCGGGCTGGCGGCCAAGGGCCCGGTGACGCTGGTGACGGCCTCGAAGAACCTGGAGCAGGGGCACGCGTCCGTGCTGGCCCGCCTCCTGCGGTCCGAGTCCTGA